Genomic DNA from Pseudomonas helmanticensis:
CTGATCGTCGTTGATCACTTGTTGCGCGGTCGCGGTACGGGCCACCACGTTTTGCGTGTCTTGCTCGACATCGCTGTTCATCTTCGCCAGACGGGTGGTGGTGTCGGAGTATTCGCTGCGACGCTGATCCAGATAGTAGTTGGCGCCCATGGCCACGCCACACGCGGTGATACCGGCGGCGATCGCGCAAACAGCCTTGTTGCTGCTGTTGGACAGCGCGCAACCGAGGATACCGACGCCGGCACCGACGGCGCAGGCCTGATAACCGGATTTGCTGAAGAACTGTGCGTCACTGCCCTGGGTCAGGCGTGGGTCGGTGCCATCGCTGCCGCCGAGCATCGAACTGCCGGTATTGGCGCAACCGGTCAGCAGCAGGCTGCCGGTGAGTACGAAAGCGATTTGTAGCTTGAAGCGAGTCCAGAGGCTGCGCGACATGGTGAAGCTCCTTGATGACAGTGTTGTAGTGCGTTGTTATTGGGATACGGTTTTGCAGCTGTTGAGCCAGGCGTCGGTGTCGATCTTCTGCTTTTGCAGGAAGGTCTTCTGATTCGCCCAGTGCGTGCGCAAGTACGGTTTGAGATCTTGCAGCTGTTTGTTGCGGGTGATGATTTCTTCCATCACCGGCACCTGTGCTTCAAGCAACGGCTGGCCATACAACGTCGCCGATTCCACCAGGCTGCTGGCGTAGTAACGGCTGAGTTTGTGCAGGCGATCCTTCTGCTCCTCGAGCTTGGCTTTGCGCATGTCGCAACTGGCGTCCTTGTCGGCGGACTCGCAGTTGAGCTTGTAGTTTTTCTGCAGGAAATCCACGTACTGGCCGTCGTCGAGCATCTTGGTGCAAAGGAATGCGCCGAGGTTGAGGCTGGCGCGAATCGCCTGATCGCGGGTTTCTTCCTGCTGCTGATTACTCGCGCGCAGTTGGTTTTCCAGGGCCTGGAGTTTTTCCTTGAGGGCTTTGTCTTCGACGCCCGAGGCCAGCGTATTGAGGGACTGCACCGCGCCTTTATCGGCCGATTCGGTTTCTTTGCTGCCGGTACCGAGTTTCTTCCAGCTGCTTTCGATACTGGCGACGCGCTCACGCGAGGTCAGGGTCGGAGAGACCATGACCAGGCGCAGGCCGGTGGTCTTGTTTTTCACCTGGCCGTCGGCGTTGTAATACGGCTCTTCCTTGCGCAACGCGGTGCGCAGGTCAGCCTGGGCGGTCAGGTAATTGCCGCCGCGCACGACATAACCGCCGGCCTGGCCGTGCTGACGATCGAGTTTGTTCAGGCGAAACGGCTCGAACATCATTTCGTCGACGTTGCCGAGCATGTCATGCAGGCCCAAGGGGTTGGGTTTTTGCAGACCGGTCAGTTGCAGCTTGCCGTTCGACGATTGCGCCCCGGCGAACCACTCGTAGGCGTTGATGCCATCGGGCATCGGATAGCGTGTGTCGCGAAACTCCGCCGCACCGACTTCCAGCCCGCCACGTGCGGCGAACTCCCACTCGACCTCGGTCGGCAGGCGCAGGAAACCCAGCGCGCCGTCTTCTTTCGGCAACTTGTCGGCGGCGTTCTTGCGCAGCCACAGGTTGTATTTGTCAGCGGCGTCGATGGCCTGCACCCAGCTCACGGCAACTTGCGGCAGGCGCATTTTGGTCGCGGCGGTCGGGCAGGTGTCATCGGTCAGCGCGGCGTATTGCAGCTGACTCATCTCGTACTTGGCCATCAGGTAGTAACGGGATTTGTCGCTCTTGCCGCCGGTAAAGCTGCCGGCGATGAAGGTCGGGCGAGTCTGTTCGACGTAACCGTATTCCGCGCCATCCTGGCCGATGTTGATCGGATAGTCATCCAGCGGGCCGGCGACCGGAATGAACACCTTGCGAAACACCATCGAGCCTTCGCAAGGCATCGGCAGAACCACGTCACTGGCCTCGGGCAGCGGGTTGTAATATTTCTCTTCCCAGCCCGCCGCCGAGGCGTCGAGCAGGTAGCCCAGGCTCAGGGGCAACAGCAAGCCAAAACGTTTATAGCTCACGCAGACTCTCCGCAGGTTGGATGCTGATGGCTCGCACGGCGCCGATCATGGCCACCAGTGCAGCGACCAGAAAGGTCAGGAGCAGGGCGGCAAGGCCATGCCAGAAAGTGATGTGACAAACGAACGTGCCGGTGGCCTGGCTGCTGCCGAGCAAGTAGTCGAACAAATGGCTACCGACCGCATAAAAAGCCAGCCCGCCGAGGTAACCGGCAAGGCTCAGCAGCAGCGCCTGGACAATCACGAAACCGCCGACGGCCGCGCGCTGGAAACCCAGCAGGCGCAGTACCGCGAGGCTTTTGCGCTTGCGGTCGATGTTGGCCAGAAACGCCCCGACCATCGACGCCACGCAGCCGATCAGCGCCGCCAGGGCAATCACGCCGAAGATCAACCCGAGCACATGATTGATGGCTTTGACGTTGTCGATGTCGGCCAGTCGGCTCGAGGTTTCGATGTGTTGTTCGTTGAGCCAGCGTTCCAGCGGCGCGACCTGATCGATGTCACGCGCATACACGCGGGCTCGGGCATACAGCGGTTGCAGATTGCCTTGCGGCTTGCCGGTGGCGATGCCGAACGCCGCGACCTGATAGCCGTCGCGAAAACGTTCGAGGTCCAGCAGCAGCGGCGGTGCGACAAACCCGGCGGCGCGACCGAAGCGTGCGCCGTCCAGTACAGCGATGACGCTCAAGGTGATTTCGCCGCGCTCATTGGCGCCTTCCAGTCGGCGCAGCACGCGCAGTTGCACGCGGTCGCCGGCCTTGGCCTGCAAGCGTTGCGCGGCGCGGGCGCTGAGAATCACTTGATTGCCGACCGGGTTGAGTTGCGGCAGATTCAGCTGCGGGTCGCCAAGTTCAGTGGCGATGATTTCCGCGCCTTCGACAAACTTTTGCAGGCCGACAAACAAGTCCGCCTGAGTATTCAGCGAGCGGGTCTGACCGAGGGCAAAAGCCGTTTCCGGGCGCTGGCGCAGACGCTCGATCCAGGCACTGTCGTAGTTGCCGTTGCTAAGCATCTTCACTTCAAGATTGCGTGGGTCGCGCAGCAGTTCATCCTGCAACTGGCTGACCACGCCGTGCTTGAGCCCGAACAACAACAGCAACGGCGCGATCACCGCCACCAGAGAGGCGGCAATGCACAGCGACACCTTGCGGTCGTGCCAGAGGTCTTGCACAGCCAGCGTGATCAGCAGGCGCAGGCGCTCAGTCCATCGGTTCAAACAGTGTTTCTCCCTGACGGCTGATGGCGCCGAGTCGTGGCAAGCCGAAATCCTTCAGCAAGGCCCAGTCATGCGAGACCACCAGCGCGCTCAGGCCCATGCTCGATACCAGACTCAGCAACAATTCGAACAAACGTCGCGCGCTGTGCGGGTCGAGAGCCGCAGTAGGCTCGTCGGCCAACAGCAGCAGCGGTTCATGGGCAATTGCCCGCACACAGGCGACCCGCTGACGCTCGCCGATCGACAAGGCTTGCGGCTTCTTATCCAGCAAGCCTTGCAGGCGCAGCACCTCGACCGCGTGATCGACGTGAGCGCTGTGCGCCGGCATCCCGAGCAAGCGTCGTGGCAGGCTGATGTTGTCGCGCACACTGAGAAACGGCAGCAGTCCGCCACTTTGCAAAATGAAACCCAAATCCCGCGAGCGCACCGCCGCCAGACTCGCTTGGTCATCGCTGGCCAGCAGTTGGGCAATGTCCTGCGCCGGTCGCGTTGCCGAGGCCGGCGGGCCGAGGCGAAAGCGTTCGAGCTCGACCGGCGCCAGTAACAGGCCGATGGCTTCGAGCAGCGTGCTTTTGCCGCTGCCGCTCTCGCCAGTAATAGCGAGGATTTCCCCGCCACCGACATGCAATTGCGGCAGGCGCACGTGATGCGCCAGTGCGCCCTCACCGCGGCGCACCAGCAGGTTTTTGATATCGAGCATCAGCGTCTCGTTAAGGCATCATTTCCAGAGGCACGGGGTAAACGTTGTCCCGCGCATCGCTGTCCTTGGCCAATGCCACCCAACGGTCGACGTCAGCGTTGTAGCGCTGGTAGTGGCGCAGTTTGGTGTTGAGCGTGCGGATGAATTTCTCTTGCGCCAGACCGTCCCAGCTCTTCCAGGTCTCTTCGTCGAGGTTCAACACTTCGCTCTGGTAGGGCAGGTCTTCGAGGTACTCACCGAGCACGCCCATGTCCGCCAGTTTGGCGTTACCGTTCTGCTTGAGCTGATTAGGGTCGGCGCCCATGGTCGCGGCGACCGAGCGCAGGCGCTCGAACATTTCCGTCGGCGAAATCAGGCCTTCGTTGGCCGCATCGAGTATCTGCTTCATCACATCGCTCAAGTCGCTGAGCTGGGATTTGGTCAGCAACACGCGTACGTCGGTGGTCGGGATGTTCTGTTTGATCAGGTCACGGTCGGTGATCCACGCCTTGAACACCGGCGGGGCCTTGCTGTTGGTCTTCTCGCCCAGATACGCCAGTTGCATGGCGTGGCCGATCAGCGCCGCATCGTCGAGCATCTTCTTCTCGGCGGGATCCTGTTTGGCATTCGCCGCGCTGCCGATGGCGTCTTCGCCCATGTAGGCGGCTTTCACCTGTGAGGTGATGGCCGCGGCCAGGGTGTCGACCTTGCGTCCGAACTCCTGGATGTCGCCAGCGTTGACCGGGTAGTACAGCGAAGTGTTGGTGCCCGGGTAAGTCGACAGGTTCTGGTACTGCGCCTCGGCCTTGGCGTGGTCTTTAATTCCTGCCGGCGTCTTCAGGTGCAGGGTGTAAATCGCCACGCCCGGATTGCCTGCTTCAAGACGCACCTGCGCAGCGCTCAAACCGGTTTTCGACAGTTTGTCGTCGCCTTCGATGGCGCCAGCATCGGTGATCAGCACTACGTAACGGGCGCCGAACTGGCTCCAGTCGACCTTGTCGATACTGTGCATGACGCCGGCGTAGGCATCTTCGTCGAAGCTGCTGCTGGAGACCTTGGCCTGCTTGAGGTCGGCGACTTTGGCGAGGAAGTCCGCGCTGTCTTTCACTTTGGTCGGGTCGGCGTACATCTTCGTGGTGTATTCCAGGCCCGGCACCGCGTCGGTACTGGAACGGAATGCGACCAGACCGAACTTGACCTGTTTGCCGAGGTTCTGCGATTCGATCTGCTGATAGACCTTGCGGATCGCCTCACGGGTGCGGTCGATGTACGGGTCCATCGAAATCGTCGAGTCGATGACAAACACCACCGCCGCACTGAATTCTTTCAGTTGGCTGGTGGCCTTGTCTTCGGCTTCCTTGCCGCCGGCCGTGCTGCCAGCAGCCGCACCTTTGGTGTCTTTTGCCTCGGCTTTGCTGACCGAGGCGACATTGAGCAGGCGCGTGCGGAAGCCCGCTTCGGTCATGACTTCTTCGCCGCTGAGCACGGGCAGCAGGTAGAACTGCTTTTGCAGGTCGACGAAGTATTCAGGTTCTTCGGCAAGTACGCCGGGTGCTTGCTTGCCTTTCTTCAGGGTGGCTCGCAGCGGAGCGACTTTGCTCACCGGATCCGGCGCATCGAGGATGCCTTCGACCGTGGCGCGCTCTTTGAAAAACAGCAGGCGGTCGCGGTTGGCCGGGTTGGTGAACGCCAGCGTCAGCTGCATTTTCCAGTCAGTGGTGCAACTGGCGGGCAGCCAGCCGATGGTTTTGCCGTAACTGTCGGGGCCGACTTTCAGCCACTCGGCGTTACTCGCCTGGGCGCGCTCGTAGACATAGAAACGGCTGAACACCGGTTGCTCGTCGCCGGCCGCGCCACCCGCCGTCGGGCTGATCTTGCAGCCCGGGGTGGTCAGCACGCGCTGGAACAAAGTCTTTTTGCCGGCCTGGATCAGCGGTTTTTCATCGGCCATTGCCAGCGGGCTGATGCACAGTGCGAGCAGCGCGGCACCGCTGAGCAGGAAGCGATTCATGGAGGTGCGCATCACTTCTGCAACTCCTCGAAACGCTGCTTGGCTTCGGCATTATTCGGGTCTTGCGTCAGGATCGTTTCGTACCAGTAAGCAGCGGTGGCGTTGTCCGCTGCCGGGAAGCAATCGCTGGCTTTCAGGTATTTCGGATCGTATTCATGGGCATAGGCGTTGGCGATCAGTGCATCACCGGCCTGGGCGCGGTTGGCGTACAGGCGCTGGGCGATGCCGCAATGTTTACCGGCCTTGGCCTCGTTGATGATCTCCAGCAGTTTGGCGCTGTCGGGAGCCGCCTTGATGCAGGTCTGGACGAACGTCAGCTCGGGCAGGCTGTTCATGCTTTCCAGCGTGCAAGCATCGGCACTCGCCGGCGCTGTCGCGGCGACAGCCGGAGCGGCAGGCTCCGGAGCGCGCTTCATCAGCCAGAAAACCACGGCTGCAGCGATCAGCAGCAACACCACGATGAGCAGACCGATCAGACCTTTGTTGCTCTTCTTCACCGGCGCCGGTGGCGGGGTGTAGACGGGCTCAGGGGTGATCGGCTCAGGTTCGACCGGCGCCTCGATCTCAGGCAGCACCAGCTCTGGCAACTCGGGGATTTCCGGCTCGGGCGCACTCGGCGCAGTCAGTTGTGCTGCGCCGTAAGTCGAGCGGGTCTCACCGCCGGCCGTGGACGGCAGCAAGCCGACACCCGGGCGGACTACGCCGACGTCGCTTTGCCCCGGGCCCTGCTCGCGCAATTCGATGCGAAATTGCGAACTGGCACCGCCTTCCAGCAACGGGTCGACAACTTCCGGGCCAACCTGGGCTTCCAGCGCTTCACCGCTGGCGGCAACGTCGAAACGCGACACCTGAAACCAGAACGGGTTGTTGCTCCAGACTTGTCCTTCCTGAAGATAGAAACTGTCCTGGTTACGCTGGATGGAAAATTCCAGCTGTTCCTCCGCCCCCTGCCATTTCTTGACGGTAAGGCAGGCCCGGCCAGGCACATTGGGCTCTAACGCGAGCAGGTCGACACGAATTGGCATTGCTTATCTCGCTGCGAAGGCGGTGAGCACTTGGCCCAGGCGTTCGTTCTGTTCAGGGGTGATTTCGCGACCGGCACCATGGCCGGCATTGTCCAGGGTGATGTAGGCCAGGCCCGAGAGCCAGTCGCCCAAAAACAGCTGCGCCTGGTTCGACGGTTGCGCCGGCAACACCGGAACCTGTCCCGGACCGATGTCGGCATAGAAGGAAAACAGTGGCGCCTTGGCACCGGCCCGGCTGTTCGGGCGTTCGCTCACCGGCTTCTGGATATAGCCGAACCAGGAGACGAAATCGCGCAGCACGCGTTGCACTTCCAGCACTTGGCGTTCGACCAGTTGATCGCGACGGGCGCCGCTTTGTGCACGCTTGAGTACAGCGCGGCTGAGTTGGCCGGGCAAGTCATGGCGGTAGCCGGCGGTGATCAATTCATCGACCACCGCTTCGAGCAAGGCTTTTTCCAGACCGAGCAGGTTGAGCAGGCTTTGTCGGGTGGTCAGTTCGCGCAGGTGGGCGATCCAGGCTTTGAAGGCCGCTTTGGCGAAGCGGTGTTCATTGCTTTGCAGTTCCGGCGCCGCGCCGCCGGTTTTGCTGCTGACGGGGGCGCTGTCCTGACCGAGGTCGCCACCGAAGTCGAAATCGAAACCGGCGTCGTTGCCGTACAGGCTCTGGCTTGGTGGCGTGCTGACCGGTTCATCGCTGGCGGCCGGTTCGTCATCGGTTTCGTAGACGCCGCTGAGGTACAGGTCGCGCACTTCTTCGCTGCGCATGTCGAGCTGATCGATCAACTCGCCAAGCACCGCCGGGCGTCGGCCCAGACCGGACAGAATCATCTGCGCCTGGGCTTTCTTGGCGGCGGCCGCACCGTCACCGTCGGCGTGATACCAAGTGCTGAGGCCATGGGTGGTCAGGCCGTCAAGGCATTGGTCGAGCTGCTCGCGGATGCGTTGCAGCTTGAATTCAATATTGGCCACTTTGGTGAAACTGCTGCTGAAATAACTGATACCACCGTCATCATCTTTCAGCATTTCCGTCCAGGCTTCGGCCGGATTGGCGACGTGTTTGCACACCAGCGCGTTGCTGGCGAAGCTGCTGCCCAACGCTTCGACGCGTGCCTGGTAATTGCTGTTGAGGCCGGTTTCGGCGCCACTGGCGTCCTGCATGATGAACGCCGCGTCCATCCGCGGTTTGCGCACCAGGAAGGTGTTCTGGAACGGCGTGCCAGCCCAGTCGTTCATCCAGCTGAGGCTGCCGAAACGTTCGAGCATGGTCAGCTTGACCATGCCGTTCCAGCTCTCGTCGTACTGGTCGGCGGTCAGGCTCAGCGAGTTGGTCACCCGCAGGTCGAGCATGGTCAGTGCCCAGATCAGTCCGTTCGCGCGTTTGCTGCGCTCGGCGGCATCGGCGCCTTGGGTCTTTTCGATCCAGCGCGTCAGCACCGGGCCGACGTCGTTGACGTCACTCTGTTTGGTCGAGCCGGTGCAGACCACCAGCGCGTTCATTTCCTGATTGTCGGTGTAGCGTTCGAACAGGTAAGCGACCTTGCCGCGCAGGATCAATTGCGAGACCGAGTTGTCCTTGGTTGCCGATTCCGGATCGCTGGAGTCGGCAATCTCGTGAAGCTTCTTGCGCCCGCGATAGCCGGGGAAGTCGAGCAGGTCGACCTGATTGACGATGTCGTCGGCCGGTGGCTCGATCAGGCCGAAGGTCATCTCGGCGGTCAATGCCGCCAGTTGCGCAACCGGAATGCCCTGGCTGTTTTGCAGGCGGCCGGCGACTTGCGGGCGCACGTCGACCGGCAAATCCGCCGGGCTGCCGAAACGCTCGAGAATGTCGACGTTCATGATGCTGTCGCGCTGGCTGTAGGTGTCGTTCTCGAACGTCACCAAGGCTTTCAGCGGGGCGAACACGGTCTCGGGCAGGCCGAGTTTGTGCAGCGCGCCGGCCAGCTGTTGATACACGCGGGTCAGCTCGCGTTGCTCGCCCCAGAGGATGGCGAACAGTTCGGCACGTTCCTGATAGTTCAGGCGTGGCGCCAGTTGCAGCGCTTTCGGCCAGTACAGGTGTTCGAGTTTTTTCACCGAATTGCGGAAGTTGTCGCGCAGGTAATCCCACAGCGACACCAGATCGTCGGCGTTGACACCCGGTTGCAGCGGCCCGTTCTCGCGGCCTTCAAACGGCTTAAGGACGCGCTGGATACGTTCTTCGTCGATCTCGTAGGAAATCCGCTCAAGGTCGAAGTCCTTGAACCAGGAGTTGGCGAGAATCTTCGCCAGCTCGATTTCCTTGAACAGCGTCAGCTCCACCGGGAACTGCGGGTCCTGGCTCGGCGTAGCGCGACGGCTGAAGCGCGTCACCAGGCCCGTGGCTTCCTTGCCGCCACCAACCGGGTTGATGTGCCGAATGAAGTCCAGGCGCTGGCCACCGTAATCGGTTTCCAGTTTGCCGTTCTGACCGGCCGCCAACGCCGAAATCAGGTAGGACTTGCCGGCCTGGGACAAACCGAAAAAGCCGATGGTCATCGGCGTGCAGGCCACGCGACCGAGGCTGTGAGCCAGGTTGCGGGCACGATGCAGGCGGATGTTCAGGTTGTCGGCTTCGCTGTCCAGACGCGGTGCGTTGCCGCGCGTCTGGTCAATCCAGTCCAGTGCCTGACCGGCACCTTCATAAACCGCAGCCCATTGGGCAGAGAGCTGGCGTTGCTCGGGGGTCAGGTCGTTCATTTGCGTTTCACACTTCCACTGTCGAGCCAGTACTTGGTCTCGCTCAGGCCGGCATCGAGCATGGTGTTGAGTTCCAGCTCGAGGTCGCTGCGCGGGTTGAAGCTGACGTTGTTGCTGTTGGATTCAATGGCGCGCACCGAGAGACGGTCGCTGACCAGGTCCTGTTTTTTCGTGTACTGGTCGGCGGTTTTCACCTCGAACCGCACCTTGAGCAGCGGTGCGCTACCGTTTTCACCGACTGCGCGGGAGAACTTTTCTCGCCCGCTCTTGGTGAAACGCAAGGTGTACAGCGGCGAGGCCGACCAGCGATCAGCCGCCAATTGGCGGAAGCCGAGACGCAGGTCGCCGCGCATTTCCAGCTGCGGCGTATCGGCGTCATCGCCTACGCCGATCTCCGGCAGCTTTATCTTGTAGTCTTCGGACTGGATGTCGCGGTACAGCACGTCGGCATCCTTGATCACGTTGTTCAGGTCGATCACGCCGATATGCTTGACCGTCGAATACGGTTTCAGCGCCGAAGAGCGGAAGTAGAAGTTCGGCACGCTGTGGTTGGCGCACAGCAGGCACAGCATGGCGCCGACCGAAGCGGTACTTTTCGGATCGTCGATGCGGCCGTTCTTGTGGAACGGGTACCAGCCGCCGGTGCGGTAATTCTGCAGGGCCAGAATGCGCCCCGGTGGCAGCGGCAAGACTTTGCGGATAAACGCCTGGATGCCCGGCAGGCGCGATGGCCGACCAGTCAGCAACAGCACGTCGCACGGGTACTGCGCGACCACTTCACACAGTGCACCGA
This window encodes:
- a CDS encoding ABC transporter permease codes for the protein MNRWTERLRLLITLAVQDLWHDRKVSLCIAASLVAVIAPLLLLFGLKHGVVSQLQDELLRDPRNLEVKMLSNGNYDSAWIERLRQRPETAFALGQTRSLNTQADLFVGLQKFVEGAEIIATELGDPQLNLPQLNPVGNQVILSARAAQRLQAKAGDRVQLRVLRRLEGANERGEITLSVIAVLDGARFGRAAGFVAPPLLLDLERFRDGYQVAAFGIATGKPQGNLQPLYARARVYARDIDQVAPLERWLNEQHIETSSRLADIDNVKAINHVLGLIFGVIALAALIGCVASMVGAFLANIDRKRKSLAVLRLLGFQRAAVGGFVIVQALLLSLAGYLGGLAFYAVGSHLFDYLLGSSQATGTFVCHITFWHGLAALLLTFLVAALVAMIGAVRAISIQPAESLREL
- a CDS encoding putative virulence factor, which gives rise to MNDLTPEQRQLSAQWAAVYEGAGQALDWIDQTRGNAPRLDSEADNLNIRLHRARNLAHSLGRVACTPMTIGFFGLSQAGKSYLISALAAGQNGKLETDYGGQRLDFIRHINPVGGGKEATGLVTRFSRRATPSQDPQFPVELTLFKEIELAKILANSWFKDFDLERISYEIDEERIQRVLKPFEGRENGPLQPGVNADDLVSLWDYLRDNFRNSVKKLEHLYWPKALQLAPRLNYQERAELFAILWGEQRELTRVYQQLAGALHKLGLPETVFAPLKALVTFENDTYSQRDSIMNVDILERFGSPADLPVDVRPQVAGRLQNSQGIPVAQLAALTAEMTFGLIEPPADDIVNQVDLLDFPGYRGRKKLHEIADSSDPESATKDNSVSQLILRGKVAYLFERYTDNQEMNALVVCTGSTKQSDVNDVGPVLTRWIEKTQGADAAERSKRANGLIWALTMLDLRVTNSLSLTADQYDESWNGMVKLTMLERFGSLSWMNDWAGTPFQNTFLVRKPRMDAAFIMQDASGAETGLNSNYQARVEALGSSFASNALVCKHVANPAEAWTEMLKDDDGGISYFSSSFTKVANIEFKLQRIREQLDQCLDGLTTHGLSTWYHADGDGAAAAKKAQAQMILSGLGRRPAVLGELIDQLDMRSEEVRDLYLSGVYETDDEPAASDEPVSTPPSQSLYGNDAGFDFDFGGDLGQDSAPVSSKTGGAAPELQSNEHRFAKAAFKAWIAHLRELTTRQSLLNLLGLEKALLEAVVDELITAGYRHDLPGQLSRAVLKRAQSGARRDQLVERQVLEVQRVLRDFVSWFGYIQKPVSERPNSRAGAKAPLFSFYADIGPGQVPVLPAQPSNQAQLFLGDWLSGLAYITLDNAGHGAGREITPEQNERLGQVLTAFAAR
- a CDS encoding vWA domain-containing protein; this encodes MRTSMNRFLLSGAALLALCISPLAMADEKPLIQAGKKTLFQRVLTTPGCKISPTAGGAAGDEQPVFSRFYVYERAQASNAEWLKVGPDSYGKTIGWLPASCTTDWKMQLTLAFTNPANRDRLLFFKERATVEGILDAPDPVSKVAPLRATLKKGKQAPGVLAEEPEYFVDLQKQFYLLPVLSGEEVMTEAGFRTRLLNVASVSKAEAKDTKGAAAGSTAGGKEAEDKATSQLKEFSAAVVFVIDSTISMDPYIDRTREAIRKVYQQIESQNLGKQVKFGLVAFRSSTDAVPGLEYTTKMYADPTKVKDSADFLAKVADLKQAKVSSSSFDEDAYAGVMHSIDKVDWSQFGARYVVLITDAGAIEGDDKLSKTGLSAAQVRLEAGNPGVAIYTLHLKTPAGIKDHAKAEAQYQNLSTYPGTNTSLYYPVNAGDIQEFGRKVDTLAAAITSQVKAAYMGEDAIGSAANAKQDPAEKKMLDDAALIGHAMQLAYLGEKTNSKAPPVFKAWITDRDLIKQNIPTTDVRVLLTKSQLSDLSDVMKQILDAANEGLISPTEMFERLRSVAATMGADPNQLKQNGNAKLADMGVLGEYLEDLPYQSEVLNLDEETWKSWDGLAQEKFIRTLNTKLRHYQRYNADVDRWVALAKDSDARDNVYPVPLEMMP
- a CDS encoding ABC transporter ATP-binding protein; this translates as MLDIKNLLVRRGEGALAHHVRLPQLHVGGGEILAITGESGSGKSTLLEAIGLLLAPVELERFRLGPPASATRPAQDIAQLLASDDQASLAAVRSRDLGFILQSGGLLPFLSVRDNISLPRRLLGMPAHSAHVDHAVEVLRLQGLLDKKPQALSIGERQRVACVRAIAHEPLLLLADEPTAALDPHSARRLFELLLSLVSSMGLSALVVSHDWALLKDFGLPRLGAISRQGETLFEPMD
- a CDS encoding SUMF1/EgtB/PvdO family nonheme iron enzyme yields the protein MSYKRFGLLLPLSLGYLLDASAAGWEEKYYNPLPEASDVVLPMPCEGSMVFRKVFIPVAGPLDDYPINIGQDGAEYGYVEQTRPTFIAGSFTGGKSDKSRYYLMAKYEMSQLQYAALTDDTCPTAATKMRLPQVAVSWVQAIDAADKYNLWLRKNAADKLPKEDGALGFLRLPTEVEWEFAARGGLEVGAAEFRDTRYPMPDGINAYEWFAGAQSSNGKLQLTGLQKPNPLGLHDMLGNVDEMMFEPFRLNKLDRQHGQAGGYVVRGGNYLTAQADLRTALRKEEPYYNADGQVKNKTTGLRLVMVSPTLTSRERVASIESSWKKLGTGSKETESADKGAVQSLNTLASGVEDKALKEKLQALENQLRASNQQQEETRDQAIRASLNLGAFLCTKMLDDGQYVDFLQKNYKLNCESADKDASCDMRKAKLEEQKDRLHKLSRYYASSLVESATLYGQPLLEAQVPVMEEIITRNKQLQDLKPYLRTHWANQKTFLQKQKIDTDAWLNSCKTVSQ